One bacterium DNA segment encodes these proteins:
- a CDS encoding solute carrier family 23 protein yields the protein MSKTKDHIATVDAILPEEAIEHETRGWVVYPIGSRPKMGMAFLLGVQQYLTMFGSTVLIPFIIGKAMGMPQAELALLISTIFLVSGLATLLQQSPLGNRLPIIQGGTFSFLGPMFAIVGMCAAQQLGWRIMIQQVAAAVMFASIFEIALGYTGLMGFVKRVMSPIVIGPTIAMIGLGLFNIGAPWMAKNWIISGITLVALVLYSQVFSRHSKVFLLFPVLLAVLTGWAAAGIGTVLGLIPEGNEAYLFGKFRLLHEAPWFSLRPLVPFKWGFPALNSITVAGIFGMLAGFLASMIESVGDYYACARIAEGPVPTERMISRGIGTEGLGCLLAGILQTGNGTTSYSENIGAIGLTRVASRRVIKAGAVVMLVLPLFGKFGATLATLPQPVVGAMFVGLFGLIAAVGLSNLQFVNLNNSRNLFIIGISFFAGLSIPYQFNPMLSASAAPIAWGDPGGFLRILGNILQAVLSTGMAVTAIVAIILDNLLPGATREERGLTTWEENATEEAWEKAEAAWAEMEVGEECRVGMPCESPPA from the coding sequence ATGAGCAAGACCAAAGATCACATCGCCACGGTGGACGCCATCCTCCCGGAGGAAGCCATCGAACACGAAACGCGGGGGTGGGTGGTCTATCCCATCGGATCGCGGCCCAAGATGGGCATGGCGTTCCTGCTCGGGGTCCAACAGTACCTGACCATGTTCGGCTCCACCGTCCTCATCCCGTTCATCATCGGGAAAGCCATGGGCATGCCCCAGGCCGAACTCGCCCTGCTCATCTCCACCATCTTCCTGGTTTCGGGACTCGCCACGCTCCTTCAGCAATCCCCCCTCGGAAACCGCCTTCCCATCATCCAGGGGGGGACTTTTTCCTTTCTCGGGCCCATGTTCGCGATCGTGGGCATGTGCGCCGCCCAGCAGCTGGGCTGGAGGATCATGATCCAGCAGGTGGCCGCCGCGGTCATGTTCGCCTCGATCTTCGAAATCGCCCTCGGCTATACCGGCTTGATGGGTTTCGTCAAACGGGTGATGAGCCCCATCGTCATCGGCCCCACCATCGCCATGATCGGCCTCGGGCTCTTCAACATCGGGGCCCCCTGGATGGCGAAGAACTGGATCATTTCCGGGATAACCCTGGTCGCCCTCGTGCTCTATTCCCAGGTTTTTTCCCGACATTCGAAGGTGTTTTTGCTTTTTCCGGTTCTCCTGGCGGTGCTGACCGGATGGGCGGCGGCGGGAATCGGAACCGTCCTGGGGCTGATCCCGGAAGGCAACGAAGCCTACCTCTTCGGCAAATTCAGGCTTCTCCACGAAGCCCCCTGGTTTTCCCTGCGCCCCCTGGTACCGTTCAAATGGGGTTTCCCGGCCTTGAACAGCATCACCGTGGCGGGCATCTTCGGGATGCTGGCCGGGTTTCTCGCTTCCATGATCGAATCCGTCGGCGACTACTACGCCTGCGCCCGGATCGCCGAAGGGCCGGTCCCCACCGAACGCATGATCTCCCGGGGCATCGGAACCGAAGGTCTGGGCTGCCTTCTGGCCGGAATTCTCCAGACCGGCAACGGGACCACCTCCTATTCCGAAAACATCGGGGCCATCGGTCTCACCCGGGTGGCCAGCCGGCGGGTGATCAAGGCCGGAGCCGTCGTCATGCTCGTGCTGCCCCTCTTCGGGAAGTTCGGCGCCACGCTGGCCACCCTCCCCCAGCCGGTGGTCGGGGCCATGTTCGTCGGACTGTTCGGGCTGATCGCGGCCGTGGGACTTTCCAACCTCCAGTTCGTCAACCTCAACAACTCGCGCAATCTTTTCATCATCGGGATCTCCTTTTTCGCCGGGCTCTCCATTCCCTATCAGTTCAACCCCATGCTTTCCGCATCCGCCGCCCCGATCGCCTGGGGCGATCCCGGCGGATTCCTCCGCATCCTGGGGAACATCCTCCAGGCCGTTCTTTCCACGGGTATGGCGGTGACCGCCATCGTCGCCATCATCCTCGACAACCTCCTCCCGGGGGCGACGCGCGAAGAACGCGGCCTCACCACCTGGGAGGAAAACGCCACCGAGGAAGCGTGGGAAAAGGCGGAGGCGGCCTGGGCGGAGATGGAGGTCGGGGAAGAGTGCCGCGTGGGGATGCCCTGCGAATCTCCTCCTGCTTGA
- a CDS encoding cyclase family protein: MSEKKKSMIELLESAKWYDLTQALSIFTPPWPGEMPLQIQFFKRLTGSFIGGAGANGQLIEWSNNTGTHLVGPTAFHSGMRSIAEIPLEDICGEGVVVDISDAVSDYSLYTPEMIEERAEVKEGDILIINTGYHKFGYDQPDVVNPDAQGGIENKEFGYLLRHPGPAPGFFEWALKKKLKVIGVDCGCAEHPMNTNLRYMHAREFEKAEAKLKKTHGKTWDEMFPQDEYYKLTHQTMPKAGLLLAESLGGQIDKLKNRRAWIMIHPIPFCEVESAWARVVALEPPEGMSLKDFFARMEAEKMYDMSIPFSVQTPQWANYVPLIVHYTKRVGGQYFGLGRNNAHCKASFHLSCHMDGEKHFHMGGRTIGQTPMEVWIGPGAIADISDMVSDTSVYTPDMVEKVVDVKEGDILIIKTGYYRYGWYSPDSDEFRYMIRHPGPSPDFADWCLKKKIKWLGVDCVAMEHPMNTIQRNWHPKTFAEADRKLKEDFGKDWDEMYPLDKFYQDMHLNLFPKGIIHAENLGKDLGDLESGRYFIGCFIQKGMELASCWARFVAWKD; the protein is encoded by the coding sequence ATGAGCGAGAAGAAAAAGAGCATGATCGAGCTGCTGGAAAGCGCCAAGTGGTACGATCTTACCCAGGCCCTGAGCATTTTTACGCCCCCCTGGCCCGGCGAGATGCCGCTGCAGATCCAGTTTTTCAAGCGCTTGACCGGCTCCTTCATCGGCGGCGCGGGAGCCAACGGGCAACTGATCGAGTGGAGCAACAACACCGGGACCCACCTGGTCGGCCCCACCGCTTTTCATTCGGGCATGCGCTCCATCGCCGAAATCCCGCTGGAGGATATCTGCGGCGAAGGCGTCGTCGTCGACATCTCCGACGCGGTTTCCGACTACAGCCTCTACACCCCGGAGATGATCGAGGAGCGGGCCGAGGTCAAGGAAGGCGATATCCTTATCATCAACACCGGCTACCACAAGTTCGGCTACGACCAGCCGGACGTCGTCAACCCCGACGCCCAGGGGGGCATCGAGAACAAGGAGTTCGGCTACCTCCTCCGGCATCCGGGGCCGGCACCCGGATTCTTCGAATGGGCGCTGAAAAAGAAGCTGAAGGTGATCGGCGTCGATTGCGGATGCGCCGAGCACCCCATGAACACCAACCTGCGCTACATGCACGCGCGCGAGTTCGAAAAAGCCGAAGCCAAGCTGAAAAAAACTCACGGCAAGACCTGGGACGAGATGTTCCCCCAGGACGAATACTATAAGCTCACCCATCAGACCATGCCCAAAGCGGGCCTGTTGCTGGCGGAATCGCTCGGGGGCCAGATCGACAAGCTGAAAAACCGGCGGGCCTGGATCATGATCCACCCCATCCCCTTCTGCGAAGTGGAATCGGCCTGGGCCCGTGTGGTCGCCCTCGAACCCCCGGAGGGGATGAGCCTGAAAGACTTCTTCGCCCGGATGGAGGCGGAGAAGATGTACGATATGTCGATCCCCTTCAGCGTCCAGACCCCACAGTGGGCCAATTACGTCCCCCTGATCGTCCACTACACCAAACGGGTGGGGGGACAGTACTTCGGCCTGGGACGGAACAACGCCCACTGCAAGGCCAGCTTCCACCTGAGCTGCCACATGGACGGGGAGAAACATTTCCACATGGGCGGCCGCACCATCGGCCAAACCCCGATGGAAGTCTGGATCGGCCCGGGCGCCATCGCCGATATCTCCGACATGGTCAGCGATACCAGCGTCTACACGCCGGATATGGTCGAAAAAGTGGTGGACGTCAAGGAAGGCGACATCCTCATCATCAAGACCGGCTATTACCGTTACGGCTGGTACAGCCCCGACTCCGACGAGTTCCGCTACATGATCCGGCACCCCGGCCCCTCCCCCGATTTCGCCGATTGGTGCCTGAAGAAGAAGATCAAATGGCTGGGCGTCGACTGCGTGGCCATGGAACACCCGATGAACACCATCCAGCGCAACTGGCATCCCAAAACCTTCGCCGAAGCCGACCGGAAGCTGAAGGAGGATTTCGGCAAGGACTGGGACGAGATGTACCCGCTGGACAAGTTCTACCAGGACATGCATCTCAACCTCTTTCCCAAGGGGATCATCCACGCCGAAAACCTGGGAAAAGACCTGGGCGACCTGGAAAGCGGCCGCTATTTCATCGGCTGTTTCATCCAGAAAGGGATGGAACTGGCGTCCTGCTGGGCCCGGTTCGTCGCCTGGAAGGATTGA
- a CDS encoding DUF2877 domain-containing protein: protein MPALAADTNTPPSSPRIVSIGDRIRPGKYSLHSRFRRAVNLTEGERLVAVVTEEVGKGPVNLVVRGIDLEEVDGLVVEASAARLGGRALSYGPAHIFASRFEPPRREPARLSRNLGRLADTISRGAPSGSLAFLIEPGRERDFVSGFERAYMQRIKEGVGLLFDRPGDWRRGVRRLRGAGYGLTPSGDDFLAGLLVAANLLEAVFGIDLDEVRRVTAADARGGNLLSNTFIELARDNFLFEGFYRLLVSLLEGSEREVAAAGGRLMSLGASSGSDMGVGFLLTMKKGEERWS, encoded by the coding sequence GTGCCCGCGCTCGCAGCCGATACGAATACTCCACCGTCCTCTCCCCGGATCGTCAGCATCGGGGACCGGATCCGGCCCGGAAAGTACTCGCTCCACTCCCGGTTCCGGCGCGCGGTCAACCTCACGGAAGGGGAACGGCTCGTGGCCGTGGTGACCGAGGAAGTGGGAAAGGGCCCGGTCAACCTTGTCGTCCGGGGAATCGATCTTGAAGAGGTGGACGGGTTGGTGGTCGAAGCGTCCGCCGCGCGTCTCGGCGGGAGAGCCCTCTCCTACGGTCCCGCCCATATCTTCGCTTCCCGGTTCGAGCCGCCCCGCCGCGAACCGGCTCGATTGAGCCGGAACCTGGGCCGGCTGGCGGACACGATCAGCCGCGGGGCCCCTTCCGGGAGTCTCGCTTTTCTCATCGAGCCGGGACGGGAACGCGATTTCGTCTCGGGTTTCGAACGGGCTTATATGCAGAGAATCAAGGAGGGTGTCGGCTTGCTCTTCGATCGGCCCGGAGACTGGCGCCGGGGGGTCCGCCGGCTGAGAGGGGCCGGGTACGGTCTTACGCCCAGCGGCGACGATTTTCTGGCGGGCCTGCTGGTGGCGGCCAACCTCCTGGAAGCGGTTTTCGGGATCGACCTGGACGAGGTGCGGCGCGTCACCGCGGCGGACGCCCGGGGGGGCAACCTCCTTTCCAATACTTTCATCGAGTTGGCCCGCGATAATTTTCTGTTCGAAGGATTTTACCGGCTCCTGGTTTCGCTCCTGGAGGGCTCGGAGCGGGAAGTGGCCGCGGCCGGGGGAAGACTGATGTCCCTGGGCGCCAGTTCGGGGAGCGATATGGGAGTGGGTTTTTTACTCACCATGAAGAAAGGAGAAGAGCGATGGTCGTAA
- a CDS encoding xanthine dehydrogenase family protein subunit M yields MTLVQDFAYFKPGKLAKALALKTEYGSRGRFLAGGTDLINNLADEVVSPEAVIDLKGIADLKRLEFSRGRLRIGALVTFSDLIGSATVKRRFPLLWEAAGEVASISVRNRATLVGNLCSCVPCLDSGPPLVLYEATVEIAGSEVAREMSIFDFLQGPRKTALQPEEMVTAVTFPDLPRERGESFVKLKRYRGEDLAQASVGVIALPGNRYRVAFGSVNPVPVRAAAIEAVLKGGSLTPKRMEAALDLVAKVVAPLTDIRASREYRLHMCRVMLERALKAADERRRGRGPKYGTSLI; encoded by the coding sequence ATGACCTTGGTGCAAGATTTCGCCTATTTTAAACCGGGGAAGCTGGCCAAGGCGCTGGCGCTGAAGACCGAATACGGGTCCCGGGGCCGGTTCCTGGCGGGAGGAACCGACCTGATCAACAACCTGGCCGACGAAGTCGTCTCCCCGGAGGCGGTCATCGACCTCAAGGGGATCGCCGATCTCAAGCGCCTGGAATTCTCCCGCGGACGCCTCCGGATCGGCGCCCTGGTCACCTTCAGCGACCTGATCGGGTCGGCCACGGTCAAGCGCCGCTTCCCCCTGCTCTGGGAAGCCGCCGGAGAAGTGGCTTCGATCTCGGTCCGGAACCGGGCCACCTTGGTCGGGAACCTCTGTTCCTGCGTTCCCTGCCTCGACAGCGGGCCGCCGCTGGTTCTCTACGAAGCCACCGTCGAGATCGCGGGATCGGAGGTCGCCCGGGAGATGTCGATCTTCGATTTTCTGCAGGGCCCGCGGAAAACCGCCCTACAACCGGAGGAGATGGTGACCGCGGTCACGTTCCCCGATCTCCCCCGGGAACGGGGGGAAAGTTTCGTCAAACTCAAGCGTTACCGGGGAGAAGACCTGGCCCAGGCGAGCGTGGGGGTCATCGCCCTCCCCGGCAACCGTTACCGGGTGGCGTTCGGGTCGGTCAATCCCGTGCCGGTGAGAGCGGCGGCGATCGAGGCCGTTCTCAAGGGCGGAAGCCTTACCCCGAAACGGATGGAGGCGGCGCTGGACCTGGTGGCAAAGGTGGTGGCGCCGCTCACCGACATCCGAGCCAGCAGGGAATACCGGCTGCATATGTGCCGGGTCATGCTGGAGCGTGCGCTCAAAGCCGCCGACGAACGGCGGCGCGGCCGGGGGCCGAAATACGGGACCAGTCTCATCTAG
- a CDS encoding DUF1116 domain-containing protein yields the protein MVDIDKANEKALKALLEARPFWVDIQPAIECVPGMKKNLILHSGPPVTWERMCGPQRGATIGALIYEGMATSVEEAEELAASGEIEFDPCHHHDTVGPMAGIVCASMPMIVTENEVTGQKAFNSLNEGIGKVLRMGAYDEEVIERLKWMERVLGPVLQKAIRKAGKIDLKNIMAQAIQMGDELHNRSRAASYILFTKSAPYILETLDRKNIGDTVEALKFQEANIHSFLGFAMSSAKVSLMAAENVEGSSMVTVMARNGTDWGIQVSGLGKQWFTCESPVPEVLLFPGFTKDDVGRDIGDSAIMETYGIGGCALAAAPAIVQFVGGTYDLAVSKTLDMYEISLGENNIYQIPALDFRGSPTGIDIVKVVEKSLPPFIDTGVAHKDPGVGQVGAGLCDAPMQVFQDALVAFSEKYA from the coding sequence ATGGTCGATATCGACAAAGCCAACGAAAAAGCCCTGAAAGCGCTGCTGGAAGCCCGGCCGTTCTGGGTGGATATCCAACCGGCGATCGAGTGCGTTCCCGGGATGAAGAAAAATCTCATACTCCATTCCGGCCCTCCCGTCACCTGGGAGCGGATGTGCGGCCCTCAGCGGGGAGCGACGATCGGGGCGCTGATCTACGAGGGGATGGCGACCTCAGTGGAGGAGGCCGAGGAGCTGGCGGCTTCGGGAGAAATAGAATTCGACCCCTGCCACCACCACGACACCGTCGGGCCCATGGCCGGAATCGTCTGCGCCTCCATGCCGATGATCGTGACCGAGAACGAGGTCACCGGCCAGAAAGCCTTCAACAGCCTCAACGAAGGGATCGGGAAGGTGCTCCGCATGGGCGCTTACGACGAGGAGGTCATCGAACGCCTGAAATGGATGGAGCGCGTGCTCGGCCCGGTCCTGCAGAAAGCCATCCGGAAAGCGGGCAAGATCGATCTCAAGAACATCATGGCCCAGGCCATTCAGATGGGGGACGAACTCCATAACCGGAGCCGGGCCGCTTCCTACATCCTCTTCACCAAATCGGCCCCCTATATCCTGGAGACGCTCGACCGCAAGAACATCGGCGACACCGTCGAAGCCCTCAAATTCCAGGAAGCGAACATCCACAGTTTCCTCGGGTTCGCCATGTCCAGCGCCAAGGTCAGCCTGATGGCCGCCGAAAACGTCGAGGGAAGCTCGATGGTCACGGTGATGGCCCGGAACGGCACCGACTGGGGCATCCAGGTCTCCGGCCTGGGCAAACAGTGGTTCACCTGCGAGTCCCCGGTTCCGGAAGTGCTCCTCTTCCCCGGGTTCACCAAGGACGACGTCGGCCGGGACATCGGCGATTCCGCGATCATGGAGACGTACGGAATCGGCGGTTGCGCCCTGGCGGCGGCGCCAGCCATCGTCCAGTTCGTCGGGGGCACCTACGACCTGGCGGTCTCCAAGACCCTGGACATGTACGAAATCTCCCTGGGCGAAAACAACATCTACCAGATCCCTGCGCTCGACTTCAGGGGGTCTCCGACCGGTATCGACATCGTCAAGGTGGTCGAAAAAAGCCTGCCCCCCTTCATCGATACCGGCGTCGCCCACAAAGACCCCGGCGTGGGACAGGTCGGCGCCGGGTTGTGCGACGCGCCCATGCAGGTCTTTCAGGACGCCCTGGTGGCATTTTCGGAAAAATACGCCTAG
- a CDS encoding fdrA domain protein codes for MSVTSLFSQELKSINIGLVSFKEALDDAEFAAIQVEWRPPAGGDAKVLEALKRIKRLRKS; via the coding sequence GTGAGCGTTACAAGTCTGTTTTCCCAGGAATTGAAATCGATCAACATCGGATTGGTCTCCTTCAAGGAAGCGCTGGACGACGCCGAGTTCGCCGCCATCCAGGTCGAGTGGAGACCCCCCGCCGGCGGCGACGCCAAGGTGCTCGAGGCGCTCAAGAGGATCAAGCGTCTCAGGAAAAGCTAG
- a CDS encoding (2Fe-2S)-binding protein, whose product MKQTITFTLNGSKRSVDVEPADLLLDVLRDRLGIKGPKYGCGRGDCGTCTILLNGKSVRSCLMLAVEADGQKVETVEGLSARRLSPLQESFIAHSSFQCGFCAPGILMTATELLRNNPKPTREEVKEAISGNLCRCTGYEPIINAILAAAGAKK is encoded by the coding sequence ATGAAGCAGACGATCACATTCACTCTCAACGGAAGCAAGCGAAGCGTCGACGTCGAACCCGCGGACCTCCTGCTGGACGTTCTCCGGGACCGGCTCGGGATCAAGGGGCCCAAGTACGGCTGCGGCCGCGGGGATTGCGGGACCTGTACGATCCTGCTCAACGGCAAAAGCGTGCGCAGCTGCCTGATGCTGGCGGTGGAGGCGGACGGACAGAAGGTGGAGACGGTGGAAGGACTCTCCGCCCGCAGACTCAGCCCCCTCCAGGAGTCCTTCATCGCCCACAGCTCCTTCCAGTGCGGGTTCTGCGCCCCCGGCATCCTGATGACCGCGACCGAGCTGTTGAGGAACAATCCGAAACCGACGCGGGAGGAGGTCAAGGAAGCGATCTCCGGCAACCTCTGCCGCTGCACCGGATACGAGCCGATCATCAACGCTATTCTGGCCGCGGCCGGCGCGAAAAAATAA
- the fdrA gene encoding acyl-CoA synthetase FdrA, which produces MVVKGVTKTGEYFDSVTLMLVARSLTELDGVEDATVVMGTAENKQILAASGMLLDEFADASDTDLLIVAKAPDEETVAATLARAEELLVESKQKKSGSGDYRPKSIEGAIEHLPGANMAIISVAGRYAGDVAMEALEKGLHVMLFSDNVSIEKEKELKEYGRSRGLLVMGPDCGTAIINGAPLCFANVVKRGVIGIVAASGTGLQEISAVIANQGEGISQAIGTGGRDVKSAVGGIMFIEGIKALAEDEATKVIALVSKPPAPEVLEKVAEVVKSVDKPVVAILIGGDPRVVASAGAHAAKDLEQAGLIAAALARGEDVEGFKKQLEERGRRLRTLAADEAAKMAPGQKYLRGLFSGGTLCDETQLMFKDEIGPVYSPAPIDPAYKLADVWKSRENTVVDLGEDEFTVGRPHPMIDFMLRRKRIVEEARDPETAVILLDVVLGYGSNMAPGEELAPAIRDAIALARKEGRHLTVACSITGTDDDPQDKAKVKKELEDSGAIVLPSNAAASALTVEIVKIRGGAR; this is translated from the coding sequence ATGGTCGTAAAAGGCGTCACGAAGACCGGAGAATATTTCGATTCGGTGACATTGATGCTGGTGGCCCGTTCCCTTACCGAGCTCGACGGGGTCGAGGACGCCACGGTGGTGATGGGGACGGCGGAGAACAAGCAGATACTGGCGGCTTCGGGGATGCTCCTGGACGAGTTCGCCGACGCTTCCGATACCGATCTTCTCATCGTGGCCAAGGCGCCGGACGAGGAGACGGTCGCCGCGACCCTGGCTCGGGCGGAGGAACTGCTGGTCGAGAGCAAGCAGAAGAAATCCGGCTCGGGGGATTACCGGCCGAAAAGCATCGAGGGCGCGATCGAGCATCTGCCGGGAGCGAACATGGCCATCATCTCGGTGGCGGGCCGGTACGCCGGCGACGTGGCCATGGAAGCCTTGGAAAAAGGGCTTCATGTCATGCTTTTCTCCGACAACGTCTCCATCGAGAAGGAGAAGGAACTCAAGGAATACGGTCGTTCCCGGGGCCTGCTGGTGATGGGTCCCGACTGCGGCACCGCCATCATCAACGGTGCGCCGCTCTGCTTCGCCAACGTGGTCAAGCGGGGCGTAATCGGGATCGTCGCCGCTTCCGGCACCGGCCTTCAGGAGATCAGCGCCGTTATCGCCAACCAGGGTGAAGGAATCTCCCAGGCGATCGGAACCGGAGGCCGGGACGTGAAGAGCGCGGTGGGCGGCATCATGTTCATCGAGGGGATCAAGGCATTGGCCGAGGATGAAGCCACCAAGGTTATCGCTCTCGTCTCCAAGCCCCCTGCGCCCGAGGTACTGGAAAAGGTCGCGGAAGTCGTCAAGTCGGTGGACAAACCGGTGGTGGCGATCCTGATCGGGGGCGATCCCCGGGTCGTGGCCTCAGCGGGGGCGCATGCGGCCAAAGACCTGGAACAAGCCGGCCTGATCGCCGCCGCGCTGGCCCGGGGCGAAGATGTGGAGGGGTTTAAAAAGCAGCTGGAAGAGCGCGGCCGCCGGCTGAGAACGCTGGCGGCGGACGAGGCGGCGAAGATGGCCCCGGGGCAGAAGTACCTCCGGGGGCTCTTCAGCGGGGGAACGCTCTGCGACGAAACCCAGCTCATGTTCAAGGACGAGATCGGTCCGGTCTACTCCCCGGCCCCGATCGATCCCGCCTATAAACTCGCGGATGTCTGGAAAAGCCGCGAGAACACGGTCGTCGACCTCGGGGAAGACGAGTTCACGGTGGGGCGCCCCCATCCGATGATCGATTTCATGCTGCGCAGAAAACGGATCGTGGAGGAAGCCCGCGATCCCGAAACCGCGGTCATCCTGCTCGACGTGGTCTTGGGGTACGGATCGAACATGGCCCCGGGCGAAGAGCTCGCCCCCGCCATCCGGGATGCGATCGCCCTGGCCCGGAAGGAAGGGCGCCACCTCACGGTCGCCTGCTCCATAACCGGAACGGACGACGATCCGCAGGATAAGGCCAAAGTGAAAAAAGAGCTGGAGGACTCGGGCGCGATCGTGTTGCCCTCCAACGCCGCCGCCAGCGCTCTGACCGTCGAAATCGTCAAGATCAGGGGAGGTGCCCGGTGA